A region from the Salicibibacter cibarius genome encodes:
- the tatC gene encoding twin-arginine translocase subunit TatC produces the protein MATSESTAMDKQPAMEHIIILRGAVIRSLLVFAFMFIAIFILLRFYVDFLTGDHHLVMLGPLDTLRLYFTLSGVLGLGLSAPYLAFEAWRFVKPALSEKEAAALFNYIPAIFFCFVTGLAFGFFVIHPLAFSFLMNLGEVHFEMMITAQEYFSFMVMSTLPVGFLFELPVVLMCLTSFGLLNPYSLRNVRKYAYFALFCISVLITPPDFLTDVLIVLPFIILYEIGILLSIRVYKRKQEEEATV, from the coding sequence ATGGCTACAAGTGAAAGCACCGCGATGGATAAGCAACCGGCAATGGAACATATTATTATATTACGAGGCGCGGTTATTCGGAGTTTGCTCGTTTTCGCGTTTATGTTTATCGCTATCTTTATTTTGCTTCGTTTTTATGTGGATTTTTTAACCGGAGATCATCATTTGGTGATGCTCGGCCCTCTCGATACGTTGCGGCTTTATTTTACCTTATCGGGCGTCCTTGGGCTCGGTTTGTCAGCGCCGTATTTGGCGTTTGAAGCTTGGCGTTTTGTAAAACCGGCGTTAAGTGAAAAAGAAGCCGCTGCATTGTTCAATTATATACCGGCGATATTCTTTTGTTTTGTGACAGGGTTGGCGTTTGGCTTTTTTGTCATTCATCCGCTCGCGTTTTCATTTCTTATGAACCTCGGGGAAGTGCACTTTGAGATGATGATCACCGCCCAGGAGTATTTTTCCTTCATGGTGATGTCCACTCTGCCGGTAGGGTTTTTGTTTGAATTGCCGGTCGTGCTCATGTGTTTAACGTCATTTGGCCTTTTGAATCCCTATTCGTTGAGAAACGTTCGCAAATATGCATATTTTGCTTTGTTTTGTATTTCGGTATTGATTACACCGCCGGATTTTTTAACGGATGTTCTTATCGTTCTGCCGTTTATTATTTTGTATGAAATAGGTATTCTACTGTCGATTCGGGTGTACAAGCGTAAACAGGAAGAAGAGGCAACCGTATAA
- a CDS encoding aldo/keto reductase, translated as MANRIHLGKSDVSVNPIGLGANAVGGHNIYPNMLDEEQGRNVVRTALDNGIDHLDTAYIYGPERSEELIGEVAKEYKRENIVIATKGSNKFVGEETIKDNSPSFLKEAVDASLRRLKTDYIDLFYIHYPDEDTPKAEAVGALKELKDQGKIRSIGVSNFSPDQLKEANKDGYVDVLQGEYNLLIREAEQTLLPYTAQKNITFIPYFPLESGLLVGKYNEDDTFADVRARRPSFQGENFKRNLEKVNQLRAIATAKEAEIAHIVLAWYFSRPSLDAIIPGAKRPEQVANNLKVADVHLTEDEIEQIDKIFS; from the coding sequence ATGGCAAATCGCATTCATTTAGGAAAATCAGATGTATCCGTGAATCCAATAGGACTCGGGGCGAACGCAGTCGGCGGTCACAACATTTACCCGAATATGTTGGATGAGGAACAAGGAAGAAATGTCGTCCGTACCGCACTCGACAATGGCATCGATCATCTCGACACCGCCTATATATATGGACCCGAGCGCTCGGAAGAGCTGATCGGTGAAGTGGCGAAGGAATACAAGCGGGAAAACATCGTGATTGCCACCAAAGGCAGCAATAAATTTGTCGGAGAAGAAACAATAAAAGATAATTCCCCATCTTTCTTAAAAGAAGCGGTGGACGCCAGCCTCCGACGACTTAAAACCGACTATATCGATTTATTTTACATCCATTATCCGGATGAAGATACACCGAAAGCTGAAGCCGTCGGTGCATTGAAAGAATTGAAAGATCAGGGAAAAATCCGATCCATCGGTGTGTCCAACTTTTCGCCTGATCAATTGAAAGAAGCAAATAAAGATGGCTATGTAGACGTATTACAAGGGGAATACAACTTGTTGATCCGCGAAGCAGAACAGACGCTGCTTCCTTATACTGCACAGAAAAACATCACGTTCATCCCCTATTTCCCACTTGAGTCCGGTTTATTGGTAGGAAAATATAACGAAGACGATACATTTGCGGATGTGCGTGCACGCAGACCTTCTTTTCAAGGCGAGAATTTCAAACGTAACTTGGAAAAAGTAAACCAACTTCGAGCTATCGCCACCGCAAAAGAGGCCGAAATCGCGCATATCGTTCTCGCTTGGTACTTCTCGCGCCCATCGCTCGACGCGATCATTCCGGGTGCGAAACGGCCTGAACAAGTGGCGAACAACTTAAAAGTAGCCGATGTCCACCTAACAGAAGACGAGATTGAGCAAATTGATAAGATTTTTTCCTAA
- a CDS encoding Arm DNA-binding domain-containing protein has translation MASFQKRGKTWQYTISAKPKPIRKSGFRTKKEAQAAAAEVETEMRKGLHLNSNLYRLMSI, from the coding sequence ATGGCTAGTTTCCAAAAGCGTGGTAAAACGTGGCAATACACCATTAGCGCAAAACCTAAGCCGATCCGAAAGAGTGGTTTCCGCACCAAGAAAGAAGCGCAGGCGGCTGCTGCGGAAGTCGAAACTGAAATGAGGAAGGGGTTGCACCTCAACTCCAACCTGTACCGTTTGATGAGTATTTAG
- a CDS encoding YfhD family protein: MARGQSRNNKGKDKSKLSQTPEHLKEKDERHVEYASELADHDEADQREKERRNH; the protein is encoded by the coding sequence TTGGCGAGAGGACAATCAAGGAATAACAAAGGCAAAGACAAATCGAAGCTATCACAAACCCCCGAACATCTGAAAGAAAAGGATGAAAGGCACGTAGAATATGCTTCCGAACTAGCAGATCACGATGAGGCAGATCAAAGAGAAAAAGAGAGACGGAATCATTAA
- a CDS encoding glutathione ABC transporter substrate-binding protein produces MKKFKHKLVGGVLVLSLGGMLAACTDDPQDADEDGEGDAAENGEDVEDDEAASSDGGDLILAMGSDAVDLDPHGSNDTSSTQVRSQIYDKLVDFDENMEVQPELAEDYEQIEDDVWEFNLKEDVTFHDGEPFDADDVVATLERVTDEDFASEKLFMYEMIEDVEAVDEHTVHITTEYPFAPLEFHLAHDGGGMMSAAAIEEEENGERNLDTEPVGTGPFELENWDQGNEAVLTRFDDYHAGAVSIDSATYQVVDEQLTRMSMLENNEAHIADDIEPSQMDQLENMDGANVSAVESVRMDYIGMNNEAEPFDDRDVRRALNMAVDKDTIIEGIFEGYGEEAIGALNPLVFGYNDDLEPIEYDPDEAQSLLEEAGYEDGFEATLLVEDVDQVNLQIAEIVQDDLQEIGVDLSIEQQEWGALLDTTAEGEFEMVMLGWTAVTGDADYAMHPLFHSDNHGAPGNRTFYDNEEVDDLLDAGRQEADDDERIEIYTEAQQIIIDDATILPLTHDDFRAGISDSVEGLIHKADANYDLREVELVDDDVEGDGY; encoded by the coding sequence TTGAAAAAATTTAAACACAAATTGGTAGGCGGTGTGCTCGTACTTTCGTTGGGTGGTATGCTTGCGGCTTGTACAGACGATCCGCAAGATGCCGATGAAGACGGTGAGGGTGATGCGGCAGAAAACGGCGAAGACGTGGAAGATGACGAAGCTGCATCCAGCGATGGCGGGGATTTAATTTTAGCGATGGGTTCGGATGCGGTTGACCTTGATCCTCATGGGTCTAATGACACATCTTCTACACAGGTGCGTTCTCAAATTTACGATAAACTCGTGGATTTTGATGAAAATATGGAAGTTCAACCGGAACTGGCGGAAGATTACGAGCAAATTGAAGACGATGTTTGGGAGTTTAACTTAAAAGAAGACGTCACCTTTCATGATGGGGAACCTTTCGACGCAGATGATGTTGTGGCCACTTTAGAACGGGTCACTGATGAGGATTTTGCCTCTGAGAAACTGTTCATGTATGAGATGATTGAAGACGTCGAAGCGGTTGATGAGCATACGGTGCATATTACGACGGAGTATCCTTTCGCACCATTAGAGTTCCACCTGGCCCATGATGGTGGTGGAATGATGAGCGCAGCGGCCATAGAAGAAGAGGAGAATGGGGAGCGTAACCTCGATACGGAACCCGTAGGTACCGGGCCGTTTGAATTGGAAAACTGGGATCAGGGAAATGAAGCCGTGCTTACACGATTTGATGATTACCACGCTGGAGCGGTCTCCATTGATTCGGCTACGTATCAAGTCGTGGATGAGCAGTTAACCCGAATGAGCATGCTTGAAAATAACGAGGCCCATATTGCGGATGACATTGAACCGTCGCAAATGGACCAATTGGAAAATATGGATGGCGCTAATGTTTCTGCAGTGGAAAGTGTACGAATGGATTATATTGGCATGAACAATGAAGCGGAACCTTTTGACGATCGGGATGTCCGTCGTGCCCTTAACATGGCAGTGGATAAAGACACGATCATTGAAGGGATCTTTGAAGGATATGGGGAAGAAGCCATTGGCGCGTTAAACCCACTCGTTTTTGGTTACAACGATGATTTGGAACCGATTGAATATGACCCTGATGAGGCGCAGTCCTTGTTGGAAGAAGCAGGCTACGAAGATGGATTTGAAGCGACGCTTCTAGTTGAAGATGTCGATCAGGTGAATTTGCAGATTGCTGAAATTGTTCAGGATGATTTGCAAGAAATAGGTGTGGATCTTTCCATTGAGCAACAAGAATGGGGCGCTTTGCTCGACACAACGGCTGAGGGTGAATTTGAAATGGTCATGCTCGGTTGGACAGCCGTAACCGGTGATGCTGACTACGCGATGCATCCGTTGTTCCATTCCGACAACCACGGCGCTCCGGGAAATCGAACGTTTTATGATAACGAAGAGGTCGATGATCTCTTGGATGCCGGTCGTCAAGAAGCAGACGACGATGAACGAATTGAAATTTACACAGAAGCACAGCAAATCATCATAGATGACGCGACGATACTTCCGTTGACCCACGATGATTTCCGCGCAGGAATTTCCGATAGTGTTGAAGGACTTATTCACAAAGCGGATGCTAATTATGATTTGCGAGAAGTTGAACTCGTCGACGATGACGTGGAAGGCGACGGCTATTAA
- a CDS encoding DUF771 domain-containing protein, translating into MTAQQQLDVNLSISIPEDKVLVSKVELQTLKEQQLSGVYWSMKEFEERTGKKQEWLKENILYRPKFKKELEGFVYYPQSQGQTWSFQAKEMAAFLDKNFNQIFNGD; encoded by the coding sequence ATGACCGCCCAGCAACAATTAGATGTGAATTTGTCCATTTCGATCCCGGAAGATAAGGTGCTTGTTTCAAAAGTTGAGTTGCAGACTTTGAAAGAGCAGCAACTATCCGGAGTCTACTGGAGCATGAAAGAGTTTGAAGAACGGACAGGAAAAAAACAAGAATGGCTAAAAGAAAACATTCTTTACCGTCCTAAATTCAAAAAGGAACTTGAAGGATTCGTTTACTATCCACAGTCACAAGGGCAAACATGGAGTTTTCAGGCTAAAGAAATGGCGGCGTTCTTGGATAAGAATTTTAATCAAATATTTAACGGGGACTGA
- a CDS encoding ImmA/IrrE family metallo-endopeptidase: MIKGKVNQLKRKYETSCPFEIADSLNITVLNRPLGSILGFYTKQFRMKSIHINEQVSEKERLFICAHELGHSVLHTDASTPFLRRNTLFSTDRIEKEANLFAVNLLAERLEVENTTISEALHEYNIPEDLINEYIL; the protein is encoded by the coding sequence ATGATCAAGGGGAAAGTCAATCAATTAAAAAGAAAATATGAAACAAGCTGCCCTTTTGAAATCGCTGACAGTTTAAATATCACGGTTTTGAACAGACCTTTAGGCAGCATACTTGGTTTTTATACGAAGCAGTTTAGAATGAAAAGCATTCATATCAATGAGCAAGTAAGTGAGAAAGAAAGGCTGTTTATTTGTGCTCATGAACTCGGGCATTCAGTTTTACATACGGACGCAAGCACACCTTTTTTGCGACGTAATACGCTATTTTCCACAGACAGAATAGAGAAAGAAGCGAATCTCTTTGCTGTAAACCTGCTTGCAGAACGATTGGAAGTAGAAAACACAACAATCAGCGAAGCTTTGCACGAATATAATATTCCGGAAGATTTGATCAATGAGTATATTCTATAA
- a CDS encoding helix-turn-helix domain-containing protein produces the protein MQPDKRTEIVKKLIGETELSTKAFAEKAGLPYTTLRSMLQRGIGNASVDNVMKVCKALNITTDELQEMAENNTVDLPELTNKDEQDIQKELQKMIDGLSNDGYAAFDGKEMGDMNEEDREMLIQSLEYSMRIAKKMAKQKFTPYKYRK, from the coding sequence ATGCAACCCGACAAACGAACTGAAATAGTTAAGAAACTAATCGGAGAAACTGAGCTAAGCACAAAAGCTTTTGCGGAAAAAGCAGGCTTACCATATACAACATTGCGATCTATGCTACAACGAGGAATCGGTAATGCCTCTGTCGATAATGTCATGAAGGTATGTAAAGCTTTGAACATCACCACGGATGAACTTCAAGAAATGGCTGAAAATAATACAGTGGATCTACCAGAGCTTACGAATAAGGACGAACAAGACATACAAAAAGAACTACAAAAAATGATCGACGGCTTAAGTAATGATGGATATGCCGCGTTTGACGGGAAAGAAATGGGTGATATGAACGAAGAGGATCGTGAAATGTTAATCCAATCATTGGAGTATTCCATGCGTATCGCTAAGAAAATGGCAAAACAAAAGTTCACCCCCTATAAATACCGCAAGTAA
- a CDS encoding site-specific integrase: MKRFKTDIESITLQKYMDSLGAVKRYFGDEPLQSITRNAYQDFLNNYGKNHAKTSAQKLNSHIRACIKDAIDEGIIRVDFTRDVVYTGTPSKKASDKHLGYDESKQLLQMIYDRLDRSTTHYLLLLALTSGMRFGEIVGLQRNDFDFFNGIININKSWGYKKNMQDGFGETKNEASVRKIKIDHETMRRFKQLFKNTPENIYQLVFYSPSSKYKVINNGTANNVLVGMLDELKAQRITVHGLRHTHASVLLYKDVSIQYISRRLGHADIDTTLNTYSHLIKEMEERDEQRSVEVFNSMLV; the protein is encoded by the coding sequence ATAAAGAGATTTAAGACAGATATCGAAAGCATCACGCTACAAAAGTATATGGATTCGCTCGGAGCGGTAAAGCGTTATTTTGGAGATGAGCCGCTTCAAAGTATAACAAGGAATGCGTACCAAGATTTTTTGAATAACTACGGAAAAAACCACGCCAAAACGTCGGCCCAAAAGTTAAATTCGCACATACGGGCTTGTATCAAAGATGCCATTGACGAAGGGATCATACGTGTTGATTTTACGAGGGATGTGGTTTACACTGGTACGCCATCTAAAAAAGCATCGGACAAACATCTGGGATACGATGAAAGCAAGCAATTGTTGCAAATGATTTATGACAGGTTGGACAGATCGACAACGCACTACTTGCTTTTGCTTGCGCTGACATCGGGAATGAGGTTCGGGGAGATTGTTGGTTTGCAAAGAAACGATTTCGATTTTTTTAACGGTATAATCAACATAAACAAATCATGGGGTTATAAGAAAAATATGCAAGATGGTTTCGGCGAGACAAAAAACGAAGCATCTGTACGCAAAATAAAAATTGATCATGAAACAATGAGGCGATTTAAACAGCTATTTAAAAACACACCAGAAAACATTTATCAACTTGTTTTTTACAGTCCTTCGTCAAAATATAAAGTCATAAACAACGGGACGGCGAATAATGTGCTGGTTGGCATGTTGGATGAATTAAAAGCACAACGTATAACTGTACATGGATTAAGGCACACGCATGCCAGCGTACTGTTGTACAAAGATGTATCCATACAATATATATCACGTAGGCTGGGGCACGCTGACATCGATACCACGTTAAACACGTATTCACACCTGATAAAAGAAATGGAGGAGAGGGATGAGCAAAGAAGCGTGGAGGTGTTTAACAGTATGCTTGTGTAA
- a CDS encoding XRE family transcriptional regulator codes for MLRNLRAELARRSILVKDVAELLNVRAATVSDKINGYYDFTYDEAYLVKRTYFPDINIEYLFEKSTENARKEAVK; via the coding sequence ATGCTCAGAAATCTACGTGCGGAATTAGCGCGTCGCAGTATTCTAGTTAAGGATGTTGCGGAGCTTTTAAATGTTCGTGCTGCAACTGTGTCCGACAAAATCAACGGATATTATGACTTTACGTATGATGAAGCTTATCTAGTTAAGCGCACATATTTTCCAGATATAAACATCGAATATCTGTTTGAAAAGTCCACGGAGAATGCCAGAAAGGAGGCGGTGAAATGA
- a CDS encoding lactate 2-monooxygenase, with the protein MSNFGNQIQYQIYATMQNPNPDRLPVIYEEWEARAREILEDGPFYYIAGGAGGESTMKANLHAFDHWKIVPRMLRDVQDRDLTVDLFGKTAPFPFLLAPIGVQSIIHPDGELASAKASAKLGVPYITSSASSKSMEEIAEVMGDAERWFQLYWSKDTDVTASFIRRAEASGYSAIVVTLDTPMLAWREQDLKNVYLPFLIGEGVGNYFTDPAFRSKLSKAPEENPTAAIMHWAQTFGNPGLTWDDLEFLREHTRLPILLKGILHPDDAKRAANYGVDGVIVSNHGGRQVDGAVSALESLPRISEAIGGQMPIFMDSGIRRGADAVKAIALGAKAVLVGRPPMYGLAVAGEKGVKEVLQNMIADMDITMALAGKKTVTDIDISMLTE; encoded by the coding sequence ATGTCCAACTTCGGAAATCAAATTCAATATCAAATCTATGCTACAATGCAAAATCCCAATCCGGACAGGCTTCCGGTAATTTATGAGGAATGGGAAGCACGTGCCCGCGAGATATTGGAAGACGGCCCATTTTACTACATCGCCGGGGGTGCCGGTGGTGAGAGCACGATGAAGGCAAATCTACATGCTTTTGACCATTGGAAAATCGTCCCGCGTATGCTTCGGGATGTGCAAGATCGTGATCTGACGGTTGATTTATTTGGCAAAACCGCTCCTTTTCCTTTTTTGTTAGCACCTATCGGGGTGCAATCGATCATTCATCCGGACGGGGAACTGGCTTCTGCAAAAGCGAGTGCAAAGCTGGGCGTTCCTTATATCACAAGTTCAGCATCGTCGAAATCGATGGAAGAGATCGCGGAAGTTATGGGGGACGCAGAGCGTTGGTTTCAATTGTATTGGAGCAAAGATACGGATGTCACTGCCAGTTTTATCCGGCGCGCAGAAGCATCGGGATATTCTGCCATTGTCGTCACATTGGACACGCCTATGTTGGCATGGCGGGAACAGGATTTAAAAAATGTCTATTTGCCGTTTTTAATCGGCGAAGGCGTAGGAAACTATTTTACAGATCCCGCTTTTCGTTCCAAACTTTCCAAAGCCCCTGAAGAAAATCCGACGGCAGCTATCATGCACTGGGCGCAAACGTTTGGCAACCCGGGCTTGACGTGGGACGACCTTGAATTTTTAAGGGAACATACGCGTTTGCCGATTTTGTTAAAAGGCATTCTTCATCCTGATGATGCAAAACGAGCCGCGAACTACGGCGTGGATGGTGTCATTGTTTCAAATCATGGCGGCAGGCAAGTCGATGGAGCGGTTAGTGCCCTTGAATCGCTTCCGCGTATATCCGAGGCTATCGGCGGGCAAATGCCTATTTTCATGGATAGCGGTATACGGAGAGGCGCGGATGCTGTAAAAGCCATCGCGCTCGGAGCGAAAGCAGTACTTGTAGGAAGACCGCCGATGTATGGGTTGGCTGTGGCCGGCGAAAAAGGAGTGAAAGAAGTCTTGCAAAACATGATCGCGGATATGGACATAACGATGGCACTGGCAGGAAAAAAGACCGTCACGGATATCGATATCTCCATGCTGACGGAATAA
- a CDS encoding dipeptidase, translating to MQDVRTILQTERDRHLRELKELLAIPSVSASPEHKKDIEETAKWMANALKNIGMENVAIMPTEGHPVVYGDWLHAKGKPTVLIYGHYDVQPVDPLELWETPPFEADIRDGKIYARGATDDKGQVFMHLKAVETLMETHGELPVNVKFCIEGEEEIGSPHLDDFVDKKQQLLDADVLVISDNPMLEKGQPTVCYGLRGLAGLQIDVTGAKGDLHSGLYGGGVPNPLHALADVLASMHDDKGRVSVEGFYDDVVPLTTEEKEAYDALGHDDEAVRADLGVPALYGEEGYTFLERTWVRPTLEINGMHGGFQGEGIKTVLPSKASAKISCRLVPGQDPDHILQLLEQHIEKHSSDAVTVETTHFDKGKPFVTPFDHPAIQAAGAALSKAYGAETAYTRMGGSLPIAETFSDILDIPIVLMGFGLPTENFHAPNEHFHLENFDKGLEAICDYYSSLAEKLQ from the coding sequence ATGCAAGATGTAAGAACTATTTTACAAACAGAGAGAGATCGCCATCTGCGGGAGCTAAAAGAGTTGCTTGCCATTCCGAGTGTTAGTGCCTCACCGGAACATAAAAAAGATATCGAAGAAACAGCCAAATGGATGGCAAACGCGTTAAAAAACATCGGCATGGAAAACGTAGCTATCATGCCGACGGAAGGACATCCAGTCGTCTATGGAGATTGGTTGCATGCAAAAGGCAAACCGACTGTACTTATTTACGGCCATTATGATGTGCAGCCCGTTGATCCGCTTGAATTATGGGAAACGCCACCATTTGAAGCGGACATCCGCGACGGGAAAATCTATGCCCGCGGCGCTACGGATGACAAAGGGCAAGTGTTTATGCATCTCAAAGCAGTGGAAACGTTAATGGAAACACACGGAGAATTGCCGGTGAATGTGAAATTTTGCATTGAAGGCGAAGAGGAAATCGGCAGTCCGCATCTTGATGATTTCGTGGACAAAAAGCAGCAATTGCTAGACGCCGATGTCCTCGTCATTTCTGATAACCCGATGCTTGAAAAAGGACAACCGACAGTTTGTTACGGCCTGCGTGGCCTTGCCGGGTTACAAATCGATGTGACCGGTGCGAAAGGAGACCTTCATTCCGGGCTATACGGCGGTGGTGTCCCAAACCCATTGCATGCACTCGCCGATGTACTCGCATCCATGCATGATGATAAGGGACGCGTCAGCGTTGAAGGCTTTTATGATGACGTCGTCCCTTTGACTACGGAGGAAAAAGAAGCGTATGACGCACTCGGCCATGATGACGAAGCCGTTCGCGCTGACCTGGGAGTGCCGGCGCTCTATGGCGAGGAAGGATACACGTTTTTAGAACGGACATGGGTACGCCCAACGCTTGAGATTAATGGCATGCACGGCGGATTTCAAGGCGAAGGCATCAAGACCGTCCTGCCTTCGAAAGCGAGCGCAAAAATCAGTTGTCGGCTCGTTCCGGGCCAAGACCCTGATCATATTTTACAATTGTTGGAACAACATATCGAAAAGCATTCATCAGATGCTGTCACAGTTGAAACAACCCATTTTGACAAAGGTAAACCTTTCGTGACACCTTTTGACCACCCCGCGATACAAGCAGCAGGCGCCGCGCTTTCCAAAGCGTATGGAGCAGAGACCGCTTATACACGGATGGGAGGCTCGTTGCCGATCGCGGAAACGTTCAGCGATATTTTGGATATTCCGATTGTTTTGATGGGATTCGGACTGCCGACAGAAAATTTCCATGCGCCGAATGAACATTTCCATCTTGAGAATTTCGACAAAGGATTGGAAGCGATTTGCGACTATTACAGTTCGTTGGCTGAAAAACTGCAGTAA
- a CDS encoding phage antirepressor KilAC domain-containing protein produces the protein MNELIATQESESGDILVSGRELHEFLEVNSNYTTWFNRMTGYGFEEGSDFIPIMEESRGGRPSQDHHLKLDMAKEISMLQRTDKGKQARQYFLQLEKLWNSPEAVMRRALQYADQKVTELEQKMQLDKPKVMFADAVETSTSSVLVGELSKVLKQNGVEIGQNRLFKWLRGNGYLIKQNGESYNLPTQRSMDKELFEIKKRTINNPDGSIRTTRTPKVTGKGQVYFVNKFLEDQPHAT, from the coding sequence ATGAACGAACTAATCGCAACACAAGAAAGCGAAAGCGGAGATATTTTAGTTAGTGGTCGAGAACTGCATGAGTTTTTGGAGGTGAACAGCAACTACACAACATGGTTTAACCGAATGACTGGTTACGGTTTTGAGGAAGGGTCTGACTTTATTCCAATTATGGAAGAAAGTCGAGGTGGCAGGCCTTCGCAAGACCACCACCTAAAACTAGACATGGCAAAAGAAATATCCATGCTTCAACGAACCGACAAAGGTAAACAGGCTCGCCAGTACTTTTTGCAACTAGAAAAACTATGGAACAGCCCAGAAGCAGTTATGAGACGAGCGTTACAATACGCTGACCAAAAAGTGACCGAACTCGAACAGAAAATGCAGCTAGACAAACCCAAAGTTATGTTCGCCGACGCCGTCGAAACATCAACATCTAGCGTCCTTGTCGGGGAGTTATCAAAAGTCCTCAAACAAAACGGGGTCGAGATTGGTCAAAATCGCCTTTTCAAATGGCTTAGAGGAAATGGATACCTCATTAAGCAAAACGGCGAATCTTACAATCTACCGACTCAGCGGAGCATGGACAAAGAATTATTTGAGATTAAGAAACGGACCATTAATAACCCAGACGGGTCTATACGAACAACACGAACACCGAAGGTTACCGGGAAAGGGCAGGTCTATTTTGTGAATAAGTTTCTGGAGGACCAACCCCATGCAACCTAA